The following nucleotide sequence is from Trifolium pratense cultivar HEN17-A07 linkage group LG2, ARS_RC_1.1, whole genome shotgun sequence.
GATCAATATAAGTACCATGGTAgcaaaagaagaagcaaatagAGAATATCTTATAAGTACCATGGTAgcaaaagaagaagcaaatacttagagaatattcatataaatattataataaataaacaaacattttttcaCCTTGCCAAAGAGTAAAAGTAATGCGATTGACAAAGGTAGATAGAATTTCAATGAAGTACTCCTTCCTAAGATAACAAAAACATCAAGGTGTTAAATATCAGAATGCACCGGATCACAAAATAAGAAGTAAAACAAATGATTGACATATAAATCCAAAGATCTATGGTACAatgttaaagtaaaataaataataaataatgaaataaaaatacatttttatgtAAAAGCTAATTACCTTTAAATAAAACCCTCCTATTTCGGCATCATGCAAATGCAATTGTAAAAAGAGGATGTCCATTTAAGTAGAAATGCAAATGCAATTGTAATAACAAATTGTTGTTACCAATTAATTGATGGAAAAGGAAGAGTTAGTGGTGGTTACTGATTAGTATAATTGAAAGGTTTATGTATTATAtgtatgtattaatatatgagagAGTTTAGAATGTAAGAAAACAAATAAGTAGTAATTATTTTCGTAAATAAAGAAGATTCGATGCAAGATAACTCTTGACCTTATGTATTCTTTCCATTAAGTTGATATCATTAaccatatttattcatttttttttaaaagatgacacatcatcatcataatagtATGAGAGATGACACATAAGCATCAACTTAAGcttagaaaaaaagaaaaaatagaagcTTTGTTAGgctgccacatcagcaaaaaaaagtttgctttacaattatatatatagatagatagatagatagatatagatagatagatagatagatagatatagatagatagatagatagatagatagatagatagatagatagatgttTGGGTTGGTTTTGGTCGCAAGAGTAGTGAAACAAGCGTAGAGTATGATTCATTAGCATGTACAAATCCAAACCCAATTTTTGGCACagaagaaacaaatatttttaggGAAAATTCTTAACTATCCATTCCTTAAAAATGGGTCATTCAGCCCATCTTAGGTGTCTTATATGTAGTAGTCTACCAAAGTgtcatttataatattattaaaatatagttAATTCTTAATTGTGACAACACAACATTAAATAATTGTAAACACACCCATGTTTCAAttcatgttttttaatttttccatCATTCtcttccagtttttttttttttttacggatatTTCATCCATtcttttcatcttcttcctcttgatATGCACCATTAGTATTCTCAAAAATCTCTTTTTACTTCTTTTCTCTAAATGcatctctttctttttaatcaaaattCTCCTCTTGCATAATGGGTAACATAATTTAGGTATCAAATCTGAgtattttcttcaacaaatctgggtatttgttcttcatattttaattttagtatttgatttaatacatttttaattgaaattaaaatcaaaaacaTATTAGAAACTATTTGTATGATGTTTATGAGTtattaattgtgattttttatcttaaaattgGATGGCAATGCGCGAGATCTACATCTGCGGTGGATGAGAAGTCGGGTCAAATTCGGGTCACTTGCTAGAGGTTgaagaaaaactttttttttttccagttgTTGCGCgtaacatattaatatattacgAAACGAAATTTAATTACATAAACATTGCTGGCGTAGTGTTTAAGGTTGTGAGTTCAAGTCTTGTTTATGTCATATTTTTgtgggtattttttttttgtgtaactATTTATTGTGAGattatttatttgacaaaaatttttaaaaaataataattggactaacaattaattataaatttgaattttaaattaacaAGACTAAAATGTTTGACTATCgaaatttaaaagtttaatCAATTGTTAGTCAGTGTAGGTAATATATTAAATGGTCTGAATCATCaatgaaaaaatttgatttttgttttattgtagTATAGTTATTTTAGTCTATGCATTGcttcaaacaaaaaagtttattCTACGCAtaaagggtctgtttggtaaaaataagctataagctagctgatagctgataagctagctgatagctgataagctagctgatagctgaaaagctagcttatagctgatagctgaaaagctagcttattgaaattaaagtgtttggtaaaattagcttttaaagtggttattaaatataaaattacataattgatagtgggtagtttattttttagagtgagtagttattaaattaaagggtaaaaatggaataaagtgtaaaaagctataagctataagctcaaatgctacttgaaatagcatctgaaaaaaagctataagctagtacaaaaagcttgttaccaaacacctctaattttttgaaacaagcttataagctcatataataagctataagctagcttatttgtgttaccaaacagagccaaaattagaaaataaaaaacaaaaaccaaaaaattatatatatattttttttacaataatcaataaattttaaaaattcggACTGCTTATGATATCTCgcaattatcaaaatttaatttaattaagagTGAAGATTCATTTTGATCCAGCACAAATTTCAGACGgatcaatttagtctctaacaTTTTCATACTAGggataaattagttttttatttgttataacCAAGAGACTAGTTTGTCGCTGATATAAAAATGTTAGAGActaatttaagttttatttttatttttattttttaaatattttttaaaaaaaacattgttaGATATTGAATTGTTTCATACAAATTTTGTGAGAGATCAAATTGAGTCACCACTCTTTAATTAATTAgggtatatttttaaattcaaatcaaGCAATTAATTTGTTTTGCAACTTTCTAAGTCTGCCTATTAATTTCCAATTTCCAATTTGTTTTGTAACCACTAGGCCACCAATGTTTGTGTGCTTTAATTTCGTTTCGTAATATATACATATGTTACGCGcaacaacagaaaaaaaaaacttcatcttcaacctccagcAAGTGACCCAAATTTGACCTGATTTCTCATCTGCCGCAGATGTAGAACTTAATCTCTCCAACCCACCTCTTAGAAAAatttaaatgggtcccacaaataACTCCACATCTCATCAATAACTTTACACCTTTATAAATGAGTGCCACAAATTCTCTTAGGTACTATGAGAGAGAGTGCTTATTTGAGAAGTGGTACTTATttggtactaaaatgtgttgtgctccaatggtagtacctaataagtatcatgagtacctaataggtactacaccattgaagATGATCTTAGAGTTCAATTATGATCCAAAGTTTAGAAAAAGGGTAAAAAGCTAATCTTAGACTAAAAAAAGTTACAACATGTCAAAATAGAAAATGTGTGCCGAAATTCAGTGATTAGTAAGCGAATAAGGGAAGCTCCAATTCCAAAGCTAAGACTAGACAAAGATCTTATGCCAAGATCACCTTCTTCCAAGTCAAAATGATcaatttcttttgaattttctCGAACGATTCGTCATAATTTTTCTCGAACTATTCGtcctaaaaaaaaactcaataatcACACGAGTTTAATATCTTGATTAtacaatattttattctttttacaaTACCATCTTGttgataaaaaaactaaattattacGAAATTTCTGTATTGATTAAATACACATCAATTATATTGTGCAAAGATATTTTTGCATTACATTACGATTAATtactaaatttttaaattgaattaaacgtaaaatattattattagtcaaTATACACAACTACACCCAACTAAACCCCTCAAAGAAAGGAACACACACTATCAAATGAGAAGGATGTAGAGGAGGATGATAATGGTTTATGACTAATGAGATTGAGCTTTAGGAAATCAAATACTAGATTTTACTACTATGAAATCATACccattttttgaaaatacaaAGTACTCTAATATAAGCTTTATTCTTACAACAAGTAAACATGAATACATACACACCAACAAATGTGTATGTATGTACACAAATACACATATAAGTTCAATAATTAATTAGGAACGCGAAAGTAAATTGGAATAGGATTGTGTTTGTTTGGAGGTGAATCCCAAACCGAAAACACACTAGTTGAGTTCAACCATTTGTGTGTCATTTCTGGATAGTGACGATCAATCACATCTTTCAAGCTTTCAGTTGTATTCACCCATTCCAACCCTTTTTTGGTGTATGTCTCCTCATTGTAGTTGCTTGTGAAAAATCTATCAGCTTCTAATCTCCTGCAAAGTGCAATatatttcaataacatatcaaatgacacccgttaaaattaacggtttatgaatttttattaaataccgttaatctttatgagactcaataacatatcaaatgattttcaatgtttttaattttttttttatgaatgatctatataatataaactttcaatccaacggtagtttttgtaaaattcgtattcgttataataaaatCGGCAACTTGTGCAACATGCATCATATcatgcacttgtgcatgttagccaaaaccttatataatatataatgagGTACGTATAAGCATCaatctaataaaataaaattttattattgtttttaccTAGATGCCATGAGAAGGAATATTGTAAAAGCTGTCTCACTAATTGCAAaaccttttattttcttctctgCCATGAGACCTACTAATACATCAAGCTCCTCAACATCATCACCATATACCTCTTCCAATACTTCAATTACTTCCGTATCATCTGTCAAATCTTCCCATTTAGAGATAGGTATCATCAGTAGTCCTCTCCTGAATTGGTTATATCTTGCAACATTTCTCTCTCTATCCCTGTAAACTgtataatttattaaatgaaattacAATGTCAGGATACtggtagtgaaaaaaaaaaaaaaaactcgaaaTCAAAAGTTATGGCTCCATTGTCATACTTTCAAGAGCAGCTAAGTCCACATGCTCATATCTTTCTGTGCCATCTATGTTATGTGGTACAAGGTCTCTAAGCCATGATGGATAGTTCCAAAGTTCTAAGGCTCCACAAGCTTGGTGACCCATTGATACCAATTGTTTTGCAACTCCTATCTCCAACAAAGTCTTTTCTCCTTTTAGTCCAATCAAATCATTCATAGGAATCCTATACAATACCAACcaaaagtaagaaaaaatttaaaaagttttgaGATTTGCACATATTCTTTGATTAATGGTGCAATAAACGATATATATGACATACTCTTTGATTAATGGGGGAGACTTGTTTTGTCCTGGAGAGGCAGATATATCTCTCAAATGTAGAGAATCAGGTAAAAGTGGATGCATTCTATAGACACTAGCAAATTCTTCGGTTAAAGAGTATGGAACACCATGATTTTCTGATTTCTTCATGCCCACAAATCCACCCAAGATGGCATTTCCAACATGTCCAAATGTGTCCTTGAATTTCTTTCCCAATAAACCAtacctaaaataaaattgtattcTTTATCTCCATGAcatataaaatgaaatgaaccataccaaatactaattttattttattttgatttgagaTATATAGTAACAACCAATCCAATAAATTTGGAgcaaaaatttcttataaaaaacaAACCCTAAACATTattttgaataataattaatatattactaAACTAAAATTATAAATGTCCAAgacaatagtattttttttttgaaaattcgGTATTCGACCATATGACCgactaaaaataatatttataacaaCAAGTGCTAGCTCTTACCAATTGGCGTGCATGCCTGCAAGCAAAGTGTCAGTTTTAAGGAGCTCAACAGTCCAATCTATAGTATGAATCTTTGCAATCACAGCTGAAGTCACCAATCTAGCATGACGATAAAGATCTTCATCTTCCAACTCCGGATaatgtttctaataaaatacaatattacacatatataaatcaaatttcCTTTGTTTGGtctctctttaatttttttttctcttgaaaatgTAACACATGCACAAGTGTGTGTGACATATGTTTTAGATTTCAAATGTATATACTAGTACACATACCTTGAGGGTATCACAAACAGCATTGTGATCTTGAACAAAAAGGGTTTGTAAAGTTGTGACACCAACCCAACTATTGCGAATGTCACCAGATATTGTTGTTCCATCTTTGTTATGGAGAAGGTGACCttcttttgatattttgatCTTTCCATCTTTAAAAGTTCTCACTTTATTCAAAACTTCTTCGTTGCTTCCATATATCACACTTCCATCCCTTTTAGTTGATCAAATATGAAAAGTTACATAAAATTAATAGTTGTACGTACTAACTCATTTaaatgtattaatttatcctagAATTAACATAACTTGACCCAAAAGTAATATTAACACATGTTAATATAAGTATTCTTACCACCAAGGTGTACGAATGTTTGAATGTCCAGTTTTGATCTCATAGAAGCCAGTGGGAATTTCCTTCGTTTTGAGGAACTTGAAAGATTTTAGTGGACATTGACTTGCAACTTCTCTTGGTGCAGTGAGTTcaatctatatataatatataaactaGTGTGAGACACTATACGagaaatttttacattttttaactTACAATAGAGTCAATGAGAATCGAACTTAAAATCTCATGCATTTTACTCaaacttttaattaataaaccaAACATAGGGATTTACATAATATACACATTAAAATAAGGTTTAAATGtataatagttttaaaataaaaacaaaatatagtaTTGATAATAgctatagttaaaaaaaaataaaaataaaaaagtaaatattaatGATGAAACTTTCACACCTGCTTAGTGTCTTCCATATGATCGATCCAATCATGTATCATAAATTGAATCCAAGATGCTGCTATTACATTAAATTGTTTCCCTGTGTCCTTGTATGTTCTCCTCTCCAAAAGTTTTGTAGCCACCACCATTGGATCTGGCTTCAACAACTgcacaagaaagaaaaaaaaaacactaaataCCTTCTCATCACTATTGTAAGCAAAGTAAttcatgtttatttatttttatttggatttttaTCTACTCttttaaaaatgtatttttctactctttatttttatgtttttgtatggacctctaaaaaataatttaaaggtGGACTCttactattttaaataaaaaaagatataatactttattaaaaatgtgtactAAAAATAGTAAGGTTCATCTTGGAACTTGGTTTATATTAGATGCTCatttattttaacatatttatttatttcttgttcaaaaaaacatatttatttattttaatatatttattaggATGTTGTAAATGATAGGTAGTCGGTGAGTTGTGAGTATCCAAATTGGGATGTCATTGTTGACATGTGATATTTTTGTACTCAAATTTTGCTTACCaaaaggaatttaaaatttattttttttgtatgtttaaattttaatctctaattaaaaattctaaaaaaatcaaTCATGTAATTTTGAATCTGTACCTTGTTCTTCTGATCAACCGGGAGAATATTTCTTCCAAAGAAAGACCCATGACTTCCAGCACCATCATTAAAGGGATCATTATATTTTCCATTAGGTGTTCTATATGGAAAATCAATAGGGTTGGACCTAATCCCCACAGGTGTTGTACCAACATTGATGAGGTTGTACTCTTGGTGAAGATGTCTCCTAATGGCCAAGTAAATTAGGCCTAAGAAAACTGGTAAACGATGCCATATTCCCAATTTGTCAATGGAGTGTACAATCTGtacttatcataaaaaaaaaaaaatcatgtagtTAGAGGCTATGAGAATAATAAAGTAAATTTAATTAGTTATACATGTAGCATTGACCGAGATTTCCAGATTTCCTGATATAACTACATGATGAATTTATAGTTTCTATTATAGCGTCAAACTGTGTGAAAAATTTACTTTAGTGAATCTATATTCGAGAGTCTGAGTCTCTATGGTCATAGAAAACATAATCTCGACTtagataaagataaaataaatttgtatttttatgattttacgATTGAATTTGCTTTAAAATAGGAATCATCTGATCATCACTAAGAGGTTATGAGAATTCAATTTCACAACAACAATAATGTATGATATTGTTAAAGGAAGAATAATATAGTTGATTTGATGAAAAGAGTATTTTTACAAGGAAGAGAAAAGCATCTATGATAGACATTTTGGCCACTGCTTCATGGAAATCTTTATGAATGGAATGTTGCATAACTCTTGTAACAAGATCTCTAATGGGATCAATTACTATAGACCACATGGTTTTGTTTGATACAAGATTAATTTTTCTGAAATATTTGTGTTTGCGTGTGTCATTCAGATAAAAAACTTTAGGGTATTTATAAGCACAAAAGGGAGAGGAGTGAGAAGTTTTTTTTGGTCTCTCAATTTTGGTTCTTGCAGCTAAGGTGGACATTTTCTTGAATAACTCAATAgtagagaaataaaaaaataaaaatagaagagTAAAGAATGAAATTGTAGTAAGTGcggttaattaaaaaaattcatattaagGGTActatgtttggtctagtggtgagcggtttgggtagtacgttataggttaTGTGTTCGATTCtcactcattgtaaacaaaaaaaaacattcatattaaaaaaaatatttttagaaaaatactaAACAATGtcccgggcactagttaagcacaCTAATATGGAAGttttacattgaaatttgtacatttaatacattaaaaacataaaaaaccatCTTTACTGCATTAACTTTATCTTTTAGTTTcatttttagtatgtttaattAGTGTCCATGAGCTCTATTTAGCATTACCCATATTTTTATAGGGTTCCgctaacatgtgccttaagggcgcATTTTAAGGTTCAATTAATGAGCTAGTATCCTACTtaatgtgtttcaaaaatagtaataatcaagttttttaattaaaagatatgatccacaatatttattaattatttaaatcaattacaAAGGCAAATTGTGATACTTACCGACCATCATCATGATTACACGCGCCTGACATTATATGGATCCTtaataatctattttttttggaaCGATTGTTAGTGCTATTTTGGGTTTTGAATTGCTaatatattttggaattttaaaatacttctaattaaattttttgttttcaacattaaaaaataattgacaaaaaaaaactgcttttgaaacaaaataatttatctgCGTGTGTAATCATAGGATGATAATTGGCAAGTATCACAatttctttgaaattgatttaattatttaataaatattgtggatcatatcttttaattaataaacttgattattactatttttgaaacacattaAGTGGGACATATTAGCATTTGTCATTTTTAAAGTGTGCCCTTATGACACATATTAGCATTTGccatttttatataataatgatTACATAAGTTTTAAGCCGACTTTATCAAAACTATGAGCTTAAgtagttaataatttttttctaacacGGCTAAACTCTCTATATCGACTGGACGCTCTTCtccaaaaaatcagaaaaaaaatggataatattattatatttgattttttaactAGTAATTTAGGGATACTAGTTAATACTCTctcggtcctttttataagacacactttgaaaaaatcagaaaatacattgtatataattattttcatttaatacttttataaatttaaatgtattttatatatacTCTTATTGAATTACTCTTGATTCAACttacttaattatttttaatattctatctgataataaataagggcataagtgaaattaaacatttaaaatatttaaaaattgttcataatttcttataaaaaagacaaaaaaattcatttttgtttcttataaaattgACCGAAATGAGTATTTTCTATGCCAAAActataaattttgaattaattataattttaccggtttataacaaaaaatattgcctaaaaaaacaacaaaaatatgcaCCGTTTAAATTTACTATTAATCTAATATGTACCAGTTTTTTATGCGGTGCATTATGTATTCTTATGTTTTAAACATATATAGCATGCATATACAGCCATCTAAAAGTTTGAAATGCTTAATAAATCTTTCCACGTATCATTCATGAAGGTACCAtgtgtaatatatttttggcttaactatacatttggtcctttacgtttattttaggtttcaatttggtctcttatgtttaaaaagtatcaatttgatcccttacgtttattttaggtttcaagttactcatttccgtcaattttgtcacatgtggcagtcaatttgcatacgtggactgacacgtgacacttggacacgctgacacgtatactgttcaaacggtgttagtgacaaaactaacggaaatgactaacttgaaacctaaaataaacgtaagggatcaaattgatactttttaaacgtaagagaccaaattaaaacctaaaataaacgtaagagaccaaatgtatagttaagcctataTTTTTCATCAGTTAgtaaaattacaaacaaataaGATACCCGTGCTGTATTTgcaatttcaataaattttataatcttTGTTtagattaaaatcaaaattatcttgtttttttcttctaataatCTATATCTAGTTAGACTTTtactttttaaagtgaataagtaaaACTATTAAGATTTAAACTCTGATCCTACGTATTAGAGATAATGTTATTATAAACATAGTTATGCTCACGGGATCAAACTTATCCTCCTGTATAAAAATTTCGGATATAAATTCCCTACAGTCAAATAATGACTGCACTTAAATCTTAACAATTGATCAGAtcagtacatttttttttacgaaacaatacttttttttgtcaagtaatctagtggctagaaaatcgacctttaaaggtgaataagtagagtgtctcGAGTTTGAATCCGGACTCATGCACATATAGTGCAATGTCATTActaactgagctaaactcacagGAACAAATAAAATGGAGTGTCCCAGATTCGAACCCAGCAATACATTTTATAGTATTAAATCTATATCATTTTATTTCAATCTAAAAATACATAAGATATAAACTGACCGCATGACTATACCATTTCTTAATTAACTGCTTGAAATCCATATATATAATCCACATAAATTTCGTAGTCAACATTCATATATTCTAGGGTGGCTTTTGGAGTGCACATGTAGTTAAATTTATGTTCCCCATTAAGAAAATGCTCTTTCCTTTTATAACTGATTTAAGAGTTTTAAACTCAACATACTATATGAAGGGCAAGTGTTACTTTGAGAACTTAAATTTATCGTGTGATACGAATTAGACATTATAGTATTTTGTGAATGCAGACAGCGGTGGATCTTATCCCTTTTTTGGGGTACAAGAATCCGATATTAGGATAGCACACTAattattaaaacataaaattatattatttccTCTGACCGTATTTAGAAGCAAAAATTTCCTTTTCAGATTCATTTAATAATCTATGTATCTGATTCATATTATAGATTAGATATATCAGTTatattcaatgaatttgaaaagtgaatttttgcttataaatatgGTCAAAGAAAGCATGACACTATAGCTTATGCTTCTCTTtctgttattaattattatatgagTAATGCTAAACAATATCTTCATAACAATagttaagaaaagaaaaataaaacaagaacaaaatttttaagtaaaagagaattttttttttaaaaaaataaattaatgtgttactttcaatattatattactattattattttcttaattattgtCCTGAAGATATTATTTAACTGAATGATAATGGTACTACTCAACtgaatgataaaattttaatattgctACATTTGTCCTGAAGATATTATTTAACTGAATGATAATGGTACTACTCAACtgaatgataaaattttaatattgctACATTTACAAGGTTGAATTCGGACTTAGAACATTCAGTTAAACTGAAAGAAACAACtttaaatataaatgaaaagctTCTTTCAACTTAACTAAAAGTTTTGAGTTGGAATTCATTTTTCAATTGTCTCAAATGGATTTGAATCATATTCGTTTCAAATCCAAAGTAAGTTTTTTTGAGTGAGTTAGTAACTCTTAAACTAAATGCAAATAAAAAAAGCAGTGGACATTTATCATCTAaactctgaagtccaacatttgatcattaataaatttttttttgaaagaacaTTGGATCATTAATATAAAGGACAACATATGATTATTTTGAAAATCACAAATACACCAAAAACATGAATACATACACATAAATGTGTAGGTGTAAACACAAATACaccataaaattatttaaaaaattcaaatacagCACATAAATAAGTTCAAAAACTAAAATGGATAATCAAGGGAAAATAATATATCTTAAGTAAAATCGATTAATGAGGAACACGAAAGTAAATTGGAATAGGGTTATGTTTGTTAGGGGCTGAGTCCCAAACAGAAAAAGCACTTGAAGAGTTCAACCACTTATGTGTCATTTCTGGATAGTGACGATCAATTACATCTTTTAAGCTTTCAGTTGTGTTCACCCATTCCAACCCCTTTTTAGTGTATGTCTCCTCATTGAAATTACTTGTGAAAAATCTATCACCCTCTAGCCTCCTGCAAGATGTGTGAAAGGTTAATCCAATTCattatatgtattttatttactaaaacatttcaaaaattagaatttaataTTATACTCcgacaaataaataagttttatataaacaaaacatCAATCTTATTAGATTTTTGCATTTTACCATGTCATAATAAGTTATATCTTTGgtactatatataaaataattacatatgaacaaAAGGTAAATGGACAACAAATTGCTCCACTAAGaattcataatataaaaattatgcatgtttttttgaagaagctaaattagcccacccaaattaatatcagagagaatcgaactcagacctcaagaggagcacactctcaggtcccaagccaatactaATGCACCAACCAagtgagttaaaaaaaaattatgcatgtTGAATGACTTCAATCATGTTTCACTATAATATA
It contains:
- the LOC123906527 gene encoding alpha-dioxygenase 1-like, giving the protein MWSIVIDPIRDLVTRVMQHSIHKDFHEAVAKMSIIDAFLFLIVHSIDKLGIWHRLPVFLGLIYLAIRRHLHQEYNLINVGTTPVGIRSNPIDFPYRTPNGKYNDPFNDGAGSHGSFFGRNILPVDQKNKLLKPDPMVVATKLLERRTYKDTGKQFNVIAASWIQFMIHDWIDHMEDTKQIELTAPREVASQCPLKSFKFLKTKEIPTGFYEIKTGHSNIRTPWWDGSVIYGSNEEVLNKVRTFKDGKIKISKEGHLLHNKDGTTISGDIRNSWVGVTTLQTLFVQDHNAVCDTLKKHYPELEDEDLYRHARLVTSAVIAKIHTIDWTVELLKTDTLLAGMHANWYGLLGKKFKDTFGHVGNAILGGFVGMKKSENHGVPYSLTEEFASVYRMHPLLPDSLHLRDISASPGQNKSPPLIKEIPMNDLIGLKGEKTLLEIGVAKQLVSMGHQACGALELWNYPSWLRDLVPHNIDGTERYEHVDLAALEIYRDRERNVARYNQFRRGLLMIPISKWEDLTDDTEVIEVLEEVYGDDVEELDVLVGLMAEKKIKGFAISETAFTIFLLMASRRLEADRFFTSNYNEETYTKKGLEWVNTTESLKDVIDRHYPEMTHKWLNSTSVFSVWDSPPNKHNPIPIYFRVPN